The Porphyromonas pogonae genome segment CTTTATTCATTATTATTCTCAGCCTATGCTCTTTGGTAGCATCGGCTCAGAATAAAACTATCACCGGTGTGATAGTCGATAAATCCAATGAACCTATTATTGGTGCCAGCATCAAAGAAGTGGATACTGGTAACGGTATTGCTACAGATGTCAACGGGAAATTCTCTTTGACCGTAAAATCGGGATCAAAAATTCAGATTTCTTACATCGGATACAACGACAAAGTACTTCCCGCATCGGATTTCAAAACAGGGACTCCTCTAAAAATCGTTTTAGAAGAGAAATCTGAAATCCTACAAGAAGTTGTGGTTACCGCCTATGGGGGTAAACAGCTTCGTACCAAAGTGACTAACTCTATAGCCAAAGTAAAAGACGAGACACTCAAACAAGGACTTTATGCCAACCCCGCACAAGCTCTGTCAGGAGCAGTCTCAGGCCTCCGTGTAGAACAGACCTCAGGTGATCCGGGAGCATCTCCTCGTATTGTACTTCGTGGTGGAACCAATCTTGATGGTACAGGTTCTCCCTTGGTTGTGGTAGATGGCCAGGTACGAGGCAACATGAGCGATATCAACCCGGACGACATCTCCTCCATGGAGGTGATGAAAGATGCCGGTGCTACAGCCATCTATGGAGCACGTGCTAACAACGGGGTTATCCTGATCACAACGAAGAAAGGTAAAAACGGCTTCAGCGAAATCCGCTTCAAGTCTAAGATCGGCTTCAACTACTTCAATGATGTTTACAACTTCCTCGGAGGTGAAGACTATCTCTATTACATGAGAACAGCTTATAAGCGTTCAGGTCAAATATGGAAAGACTCGAAAGGGGATTGGAAAGGCATTGCCAACATGGGTACTCTCAGCGGTATACAACCCTATGGAACAGGTAACCTCTATTTCGATCCTAAAACCAACAAACCCTTGGACGGAAATAAGGACCCGCGTGCTGTGTGGAGTACCATGAAATATACAGATAACCTTGCGTTTCTACTCAACGAAGGCTGGAAAACGATGACTGACCCCATATACGGGGATAAACTTATCTTCAAAGAGTTCAACCTGCGAGATACCAACATTGACGATGTGGCTCTGACACAAGACTACAACATCAACTTCACAGGTGGTAACGACAGAGGTAACTACTATGCAAGCATCGGCTACAACAAGAGCAATGGTAATGCCGTAGGCAACTGGTACAAGAGGCTCAACTTTACTGTAAATGCAGATTACAAGATACGTGAATGGTTAACTTCTACATCTAATGTAACCTTCTCCCAGGCAAAATGGTATGGGATTTACAGAGAATGGATCAAGGGAGAAACAGATATCGCCAATTATTTTGGTCGTGTTCTGGGCATTCCTCCTACATTCAGAGGCACTAATGCTGACGGTGAGCTATTATTAGGAAGAAGTTTATCGGAGGGTAACTATAATGTGAATAAAAATAATTTCCTCCGCAATAATACGAACAACAAGTTCAACATGGGACAGGCATTTACCCTAAACCTCATGGATGGACTTACATTTAAGGTGAGTGGTAACTGGTATTATAACCAGACACAAAAGGAAGCATTCAACAAAGACCTGCTAACAGGGTCAAGAAATGGCGAAAAACTTTTTGATACAAAACACGAAAGTTACGCCTTTACCGATGAGCTCCTTGATCAAACCTACAACGGTGTATTTAATTACAATAAACAACTCAACGAAAAGCACTACATATCAGCAATGGCGGGTATGGAGTATTACGACTCTTACTATAAAGGCTTTGACGCATATGGCTATGGAGCTCCGGTAGAAGACTTCATGGATCTTGAATATACCATCACGGACAAAGGTGCTCGCGAAATAGACTCATGGCACAGTAGACAAAGAATACTTTCTTATTTCGGAAGAGTAAATTACGACTACATGAGTAAATACCTCGTATCATTGGTGATGCGTCGTGACGGTTATTCCAAACTTGTTGACAATCGCTGGGGCTTCTTCCCCGGCATCTCTGCCGGATGGGTATTCAGCAAAGAAGACTTTGTGAATAACTTAGGAATAAATGATGTTCTTTCTTTTGGAAAACTTCGTCTAAGCTATGGCTCTAATGGTAATGTTTCAGGTATCGGTAATTATGATCTGCAAGGTCGTTACAGCTTAGTAAAATACGGTGGTAATACTGGATTCTTGATGACGGGGCTACCAAACCCGGGATTGAGATGGGAGAAGTCCAATACATTTGAAATCGGTCTAGATCTGGGGTTCTTGGATAATCGCCTCAATCTCAATATGACTTATTACAACAGACGTACCAAAGATAAATTCGCAAACATAGACTTACCATCACACGTAGGTATCAACTCATTCAAAACTAATAACGGTGAAATTCAGAACAGCGGTCTGGAATTTGATTTCAATGCTAAAATTATCAACACCAAAGACTGGAAGTGGGATTTCTCACTGAATGGAGCGTTTAACAAGAACAAAATTATCACTCTGCCATACAACAAACTCGAGCGCAACCGCCAAGGTGCATTTGAAGTGTACACCGGCAATGGTGATGAGAAGATGTGGGTAGGAGGATATCAGGAAGGTCAACGTCCGGGAGATATCTATGTGTATAAGGCTATGGGCATCTATAATGACATCAAAGATATCGCAGGTAATCTGATTGATATGTCATTAGGTAATAACGGATCCAACAATAAAATACTTTACGGACCCGATGCTTGGGCCAAACTGACTGATCAAGAAAAATCAAAGGGTCTACCCATTCAACCGGGAGATGTAAAATGGCTCGATGTTAATAATGATGGCAAGATTGACCAGTTTGACAAAGTTAAAGTGGGTAATGAAGTACCTCTTATTACGGGAGGATTCAATACCCGTGTGGGATGGAAGGGTCTGTCATTAAGTGCACGATTTGACTATGCTTTAGGACATAAGGTTGTTGATAGCCGTACTCCTTGGATATTGGGTAATATGCAAGGAACATTCAATACGCTTGATCTTGTAAAGAATTCATGGAGTGAAAATAATATGAATGCCAAATACCCTGTATACGCATGGGCAGACCAGTTGGGTAAAAGAAACTACGCTCGTGAATCGTCCATGTTTGTTTACAAAGGAGACTACCTTGCTTTCCGTGAAATATCATTGAGCTACCAAATGCCTAAGGAGTGGGTAAATAAGATATTCCTGCAAAGTGCAGAGTTATCCATTACCGGACAAAACTTGGGTTACCTTACTGCAGCTAAACATGTGTACTCCCCGGAATACGGAGCAAACTCATGGGGTGGGTACTCTTTACCGAGAACTCTCATCTTAGGATTAAATGTTAGCTTCTAATCATACAAACAAAATTAATCATGAAAAGAATCAATATAATTATAGGAATAGTAGCATCCATCATGATGCTCACCTCCTGTGCCGATAGATTGGATCTAAAGCCTGAAGATTATTACGGAGCTGATAACTTCTGGAATAATAAAGGTCAGGTAGAAGGCTTTATGAATGGAGTCCACAAAGATATGAGAGATACCTACTCTACCCTCTATAGACTGGGAGAAGAACGCGGAGGCACCATGCGTACCGGAACAGCGAGTACCGGAGCATCTTCTCTGGACGATGATGCGATCAAGAATAACCTGATAACAAAAGACAATACCGGAATTGGCAACTGGGGTAATTTTTACGGACGAATACTCCAAATCAATCAATTCATCGAAAAAGTTCAGAACGAGTGTAAATTCCTTTCTGATGGAGATCGCAATCACTATTTAGGTCAAGCTTATGGTATAAGGGCTTTTTATTACTTCTGGCTCTATAGAACATATGGTGGTGTAGTGATAGAAACCGAACCAAAGGTTGCCAAGCATGTGGATGATGCGGTACTCCTCTACAAAGAACGTTCGGATGCAGAAAGTACACTGAATTTCATCAAAGAAGATATCAATAAGTCTGATAAATATTTTGAAGCTGATGCAACAGCCAATGCTAAAATCCTGTGGTCTAAAGATGCTACCAAGATGCTCAAGGCTGAAATTTACCTGTGGTCTGCAAAAGTGGCTACAGGCAATCATCAACCCGGACGATCCAAAGATTTTAGTGTAGCAGAAACCGCTCTCAATGGTGTTATAGGCAAGTACTCTCTGGAAACAAAGTTTGAAGATATCTTCTCATCCAAAAATAAGAATGGCAAAGAGGTTATCTTCAATATCTATTTCGACAAAGAAGAAATCTCAAACTGGGGAGAACTCTTTGTATATGCACCACGTGACCTTGTAAACAATGCGTATGATCTCGACGGTAAGCTATACGAAACCGATCCTTTGGATTTATCAGGGTCAGGACTCTTGCGTCATGAATACAAAGAAGCGTTGGTAAAATCTTTCGACAAAGAAGATACTCGTCGCAGCGGCACTTTCCTGGAATATATGATGAAGCCGGACAAAAACGGTGTACAAGCCTATGGAGCAGTAATAAAGAAGCTATTGGGGCAAATGGGTAATGACAACAAAAGATACTTCGACTCCAATATCATTATCTACCGCTATGCTGATGCCTTGCTGATGATGGCAGAAGTCCAAAACGGATTGGGTAAATCATGTGCCGAATATATCAATCAGGTACGCAAAAGAGCCTATGGAGACAAGTTTGCC includes the following:
- a CDS encoding SusC/RagA family TonB-linked outer membrane protein → MKRTLFIIILSLCSLVASAQNKTITGVIVDKSNEPIIGASIKEVDTGNGIATDVNGKFSLTVKSGSKIQISYIGYNDKVLPASDFKTGTPLKIVLEEKSEILQEVVVTAYGGKQLRTKVTNSIAKVKDETLKQGLYANPAQALSGAVSGLRVEQTSGDPGASPRIVLRGGTNLDGTGSPLVVVDGQVRGNMSDINPDDISSMEVMKDAGATAIYGARANNGVILITTKKGKNGFSEIRFKSKIGFNYFNDVYNFLGGEDYLYYMRTAYKRSGQIWKDSKGDWKGIANMGTLSGIQPYGTGNLYFDPKTNKPLDGNKDPRAVWSTMKYTDNLAFLLNEGWKTMTDPIYGDKLIFKEFNLRDTNIDDVALTQDYNINFTGGNDRGNYYASIGYNKSNGNAVGNWYKRLNFTVNADYKIREWLTSTSNVTFSQAKWYGIYREWIKGETDIANYFGRVLGIPPTFRGTNADGELLLGRSLSEGNYNVNKNNFLRNNTNNKFNMGQAFTLNLMDGLTFKVSGNWYYNQTQKEAFNKDLLTGSRNGEKLFDTKHESYAFTDELLDQTYNGVFNYNKQLNEKHYISAMAGMEYYDSYYKGFDAYGYGAPVEDFMDLEYTITDKGAREIDSWHSRQRILSYFGRVNYDYMSKYLVSLVMRRDGYSKLVDNRWGFFPGISAGWVFSKEDFVNNLGINDVLSFGKLRLSYGSNGNVSGIGNYDLQGRYSLVKYGGNTGFLMTGLPNPGLRWEKSNTFEIGLDLGFLDNRLNLNMTYYNRRTKDKFANIDLPSHVGINSFKTNNGEIQNSGLEFDFNAKIINTKDWKWDFSLNGAFNKNKIITLPYNKLERNRQGAFEVYTGNGDEKMWVGGYQEGQRPGDIYVYKAMGIYNDIKDIAGNLIDMSLGNNGSNNKILYGPDAWAKLTDQEKSKGLPIQPGDVKWLDVNNDGKIDQFDKVKVGNEVPLITGGFNTRVGWKGLSLSARFDYALGHKVVDSRTPWILGNMQGTFNTLDLVKNSWSENNMNAKYPVYAWADQLGKRNYARESSMFVYKGDYLAFREISLSYQMPKEWVNKIFLQSAELSITGQNLGYLTAAKHVYSPEYGANSWGGYSLPRTLILGLNVSF
- a CDS encoding RagB/SusD family nutrient uptake outer membrane protein, encoding MKRINIIIGIVASIMMLTSCADRLDLKPEDYYGADNFWNNKGQVEGFMNGVHKDMRDTYSTLYRLGEERGGTMRTGTASTGASSLDDDAIKNNLITKDNTGIGNWGNFYGRILQINQFIEKVQNECKFLSDGDRNHYLGQAYGIRAFYYFWLYRTYGGVVIETEPKVAKHVDDAVLLYKERSDAESTLNFIKEDINKSDKYFEADATANAKILWSKDATKMLKAEIYLWSAKVATGNHQPGRSKDFSVAETALNGVIGKYSLETKFEDIFSSKNKNGKEVIFNIYFDKEEISNWGELFVYAPRDLVNNAYDLDGKLYETDPLDLSGSGLLRHEYKEALVKSFDKEDTRRSGTFLEYMMKPDKNGVQAYGAVIKKLLGQMGNDNKRYFDSNIIIYRYADALLMMAEVQNGLGKSCAEYINQVRKRAYGDKFAGKEYKDGDFATNELTILHERDKEFVAENKRWFDVNRLQDATKKPLVFSAKANYAVNFSPSAEVFPILETKEAYKTLWPLDKGVLNSDPKVLQTPGYDK